One Chryseobacterium wanjuense genomic region harbors:
- a CDS encoding SDR family oxidoreductase: MENNIINKVIVITGASSGLGEATAMHLAERGAKVILGARRTDLLENLVNNISAMGGIADFRQTDVTKKEEVQALVDFAVNNYGKIDVIINNAGIMPIAPISELRTDEWDSMIDINIKGVLYGIAAALPFFQKQKSGHIINLGSVAGIKVFSPGGTVYSGTKFAVRAISDGLRHEVGADIRVTTIEPGAIESELKNSTKHETSSVIVNEFYKQAIPASSVARAIAYAIEQPADVDINEIVIRPTVQEF, from the coding sequence ATGGAAAATAATATAATAAATAAAGTAATTGTCATTACAGGAGCCAGTAGTGGTCTTGGTGAAGCTACCGCGATGCATCTGGCAGAAAGGGGAGCTAAAGTTATTCTTGGTGCAAGAAGGACCGATTTGCTGGAAAATTTGGTCAATAATATCTCTGCAATGGGCGGAATCGCAGATTTTCGTCAGACAGATGTTACCAAAAAAGAAGAAGTTCAGGCATTGGTTGATTTTGCGGTAAATAATTATGGTAAAATTGACGTTATCATTAATAACGCAGGAATTATGCCGATCGCACCTATATCGGAGCTTCGTACAGATGAATGGGACAGCATGATTGATATCAATATCAAAGGAGTACTTTACGGAATCGCTGCTGCATTACCGTTTTTTCAAAAGCAAAAATCAGGGCATATTATCAATTTGGGATCTGTTGCAGGAATTAAAGTTTTCAGTCCCGGAGGAACGGTGTACAGCGGAACTAAATTTGCTGTTCGAGCCATCAGTGACGGACTAAGGCATGAAGTGGGAGCAGATATTCGTGTAACAACCATCGAACCCGGAGCTATTGAATCTGAGTTGAAAAACAGCACAAAGCACGAAACAAGTTCAGTGATCGTCAATGAATTTTATAAACAGGCGATTCCTGCCTCATCGGTTGCCAGAGCAATTGCCTATGCTATCGAACAGCCGGCGGATGTAGACATCAACGAAATCGTTATCAGACCTACCGTTCAGGAATTTTAA
- a CDS encoding glycosyltransferase family 4 protein — protein MNKNINSDVEDKAKRQAENSKKHIVKNSKPEIVFISTFPPKVCGIATYTQDLIQSLQSKFGESFTPVICPMETEEENYQYEEHIKYRLNTSDAVSYLEIADQINKNNNIRLVMLQHEFGFFNEAKNGLPLFLRNLKKDVIITFHTVLPKPDQELKEKVEEIAAFSKSIIVMTGISALILSTDYDIPADKITVIPHGTHLLPFTNKISLKEKYGLKDKKVLSTFGLLGSGKNLETTLEALPEIISRNPDVIFLILGKTHPVIVKNEGEEYREFLYQTIKKHHLERHTRFINEYLPLDELLEYLQLTDVYLFTSKDRNQAVSGTFSYAISCGCPIVSTPIPHALEVLKEDTGIIIDFEAPKQLAAAVNTLLENETKREKLRSKSLEKMAPTAWENSSILHSMLFDKFGDDKIKFHYTLPNINLGHIKNMTTDFGMIQFSKISKPDIDSGYTLDDNARAMIAICRDFEVRREESNLELISIYLNFIAFCQQKDGSFLNYVDEQRKFTPQNDDVNLEDSNGRAIWSLGYLISLKEILPLEFSEIAEEIIQKNLICAQKTHSTRAMAFIIKGLYYQNSGSNIPLLKELADRLVKMYQHEAKEDWHWFESYMTYGNSLLPEALLCAWLAAKDDMYKQIAHESFRFLLSKIMVGDDIKVISNKGWLQKENTEKNTSAGGEQPIDVAYTILALSTFYNVFNDEKYLKMMRNSFNWFLGKNHLNQIIYNPVTGGCYDGLEEKNINLNQGAESTVSYLMARHCF, from the coding sequence ATGAATAAAAATATAAATTCAGACGTGGAGGATAAAGCAAAAAGACAAGCTGAAAACAGCAAAAAACACATAGTCAAAAATAGTAAACCTGAAATTGTCTTTATCAGTACTTTTCCTCCTAAGGTGTGCGGAATTGCAACCTACACACAGGATCTCATCCAATCTCTTCAGTCAAAATTCGGCGAATCATTTACTCCCGTCATTTGCCCGATGGAAACAGAAGAAGAAAACTACCAGTACGAAGAACATATTAAATATCGATTAAATACCTCTGACGCAGTCTCTTACCTTGAAATTGCCGACCAGATCAATAAAAATAACAATATCCGGCTCGTAATGCTTCAGCATGAGTTCGGATTTTTTAATGAAGCCAAAAACGGACTGCCTCTTTTTCTCAGAAACTTAAAAAAAGATGTTATCATTACTTTTCACACCGTTTTACCAAAACCGGATCAGGAACTTAAAGAGAAAGTAGAGGAAATTGCAGCATTTTCAAAATCCATTATTGTGATGACCGGAATTTCTGCATTGATTTTGTCAACTGATTATGATATTCCAGCCGATAAAATCACTGTGATTCCGCATGGAACCCATTTGCTGCCTTTTACCAATAAAATTTCTTTAAAAGAAAAATACGGACTCAAGGACAAAAAAGTGCTTTCCACATTCGGCTTATTAGGCTCAGGAAAAAACCTGGAAACCACATTGGAAGCCTTGCCGGAAATCATCTCTAGAAATCCCGATGTCATTTTTTTAATTCTCGGAAAAACACACCCCGTCATCGTAAAAAATGAAGGTGAAGAGTATCGTGAATTTTTATATCAAACCATTAAAAAGCACCACCTCGAAAGACATACCCGTTTTATCAACGAATACCTGCCTTTGGATGAGCTTTTAGAATATCTCCAGCTTACGGACGTCTATCTTTTCACCTCAAAAGACAGAAATCAGGCGGTAAGCGGTACTTTTTCTTATGCCATCAGCTGTGGCTGCCCTATTGTTTCAACGCCCATTCCCCACGCTTTGGAAGTTTTAAAAGAAGACACCGGAATCATCATTGATTTTGAAGCACCCAAACAATTGGCAGCTGCCGTGAACACTTTGTTGGAAAATGAAACGAAGCGGGAAAAATTACGTTCAAAATCTTTAGAAAAAATGGCTCCGACGGCCTGGGAAAACTCTTCAATATTGCATTCTATGCTGTTTGATAAATTTGGAGATGATAAAATAAAATTTCATTATACCCTGCCCAATATCAATCTTGGCCATATCAAAAATATGACAACAGATTTCGGGATGATTCAGTTTTCAAAAATCAGCAAACCGGATATCGATTCGGGATATACGCTGGATGATAATGCAAGGGCAATGATCGCGATTTGCAGAGATTTTGAAGTGAGAAGGGAAGAATCTAACCTTGAACTTATTTCAATTTACCTTAATTTCATTGCATTTTGCCAGCAGAAAGACGGAAGTTTCCTTAATTATGTAGATGAACAAAGAAAATTTACCCCTCAGAATGATGACGTGAATCTCGAAGATTCAAATGGAAGAGCGATCTGGTCTTTAGGATATTTAATTTCACTAAAAGAAATTCTCCCTCTGGAATTTTCTGAAATCGCAGAAGAAATCATTCAAAAAAACCTCATCTGTGCACAAAAAACCCATTCCACAAGAGCTATGGCTTTTATCATAAAAGGATTATACTATCAAAATTCTGGAAGTAATATTCCATTATTAAAAGAACTGGCCGACCGTCTTGTGAAAATGTACCAACACGAAGCAAAAGAAGACTGGCATTGGTTTGAAAGCTATATGACCTACGGAAACAGCCTGCTACCGGAAGCTTTACTTTGCGCGTGGCTTGCTGCCAAAGATGATATGTATAAACAAATCGCCCACGAATCTTTCCGTTTTTTACTTTCTAAAATAATGGTTGGAGATGATATAAAAGTGATCTCAAACAAAGGCTGGTTGCAAAAAGAAAATACCGAAAAAAATACCTCAGCCGGCGGCGAACAGCCCATCGATGTTGCTTATACTATTCTTGCGCTGTCTACTTTTTACAACGTTTTTAATGATGAAAAATACCTGAAGATGATGCGAAATTCCTTCAACTGGTTCTTGGGGAAAAATCATTTAAATCAAATAATTTATAATCCCGTGACCGGCGGCTGTTATGACGGTCTTGAAGAAAAAAATATCAACCTTAACCAAGGCGCAGAATCTACGGTCAGTTATCTGATGGCGAGACATTGCTTTTAA
- a CDS encoding serine hydrolase domain-containing protein, which translates to MKKLLALAFWIWMLPLYGQNNSHIRHLNGKKIDAKILDQQLARLVDSAKIAGLQVTIVNHNKVVYSSSFGFKDIENKKKLNDSTVMYAASLTKPVSAYIFMRLVDKGIFNLDQPVYTYLKKPIREYAKWKDLADDPASFNRITPRMLLSHSSGLPVLRQLYDNKVNLIAKPGEKFYYSNEGINLLGFMIEEFTGKKLEVIAREEAFDPLQMNHTGMIWEKKFEDNFSYAYFKDGKKYGSERRESSRAAGSMSTTANDYAQFVINLMKKKGLSSKSYRQMFLPQIMVKSKRGFGPLKDSITNENDTIRLAWGLGIGLFESPFGKAFFHTGHGDANQNFAVAYPKAGTAVIILSNSENFEKHNAQILKLCIGDTYSPLTWLGHLD; encoded by the coding sequence ATGAAAAAACTATTAGCCCTTGCTTTTTGGATTTGGATGCTGCCTTTATATGGTCAGAATAATTCTCATATCAGACACCTTAATGGAAAAAAAATCGATGCCAAAATTCTGGATCAGCAGTTGGCTCGGTTGGTTGATAGTGCCAAGATTGCCGGTTTGCAAGTAACAATTGTTAATCATAATAAAGTAGTGTATTCATCCAGCTTTGGTTTCAAGGATATTGAAAACAAAAAGAAGCTGAATGACAGTACCGTAATGTATGCAGCCTCGCTCACCAAACCGGTAAGTGCATATATTTTCATGCGTCTGGTAGACAAAGGAATATTCAACCTTGACCAGCCTGTTTACACCTATCTGAAAAAACCGATAAGAGAATATGCCAAATGGAAAGACCTGGCGGATGATCCCGCATCTTTCAACCGCATTACTCCAAGGATGTTATTAAGCCATAGCTCTGGTCTTCCGGTTCTGCGTCAATTATATGATAATAAAGTGAACCTTATTGCCAAACCTGGCGAGAAATTCTATTACTCCAACGAGGGGATCAACCTGCTGGGATTTATGATAGAAGAATTTACCGGAAAGAAACTTGAAGTGATTGCCCGGGAAGAAGCCTTCGATCCACTGCAAATGAATCATACCGGGATGATCTGGGAAAAAAAATTTGAGGATAATTTTTCTTATGCGTATTTCAAAGACGGAAAAAAATACGGTTCAGAAAGACGGGAAAGCAGTCGTGCCGCAGGTTCAATGTCGACCACGGCAAATGACTATGCTCAGTTTGTGATCAACCTGATGAAAAAGAAAGGCTTGTCGAGTAAAAGTTACCGTCAAATGTTTCTGCCGCAGATTATGGTAAAGAGCAAGCGCGGTTTTGGACCTTTGAAAGACAGCATTACCAATGAAAATGATACCATCAGGCTCGCCTGGGGATTAGGGATAGGTTTGTTCGAATCACCTTTTGGTAAGGCTTTTTTCCATACAGGGCATGGTGATGCCAATCAGAATTTTGCCGTGGCATATCCTAAAGCCGGTACTGCTGTCATTATCCTTAGCAATAGCGAAAACTTTGAAAAACACAACGCACAAATTTTAAAATTGTGTATAGGTGATACCTATTCTCCGTTGACATGGCTTGGCCACTTAGATTAG
- a CDS encoding helix-turn-helix domain-containing protein, protein MMTSKLAHYRRKKGLSQEQLAVVSGVSARTIQRIESGKVEAHPATLKMLADALEMKSEELTVKEEVLLPSETNNENKVKPIFHILALIGLCFPIFNIILPLLFWFLKKDESPAYDLEGKLVVNFQITISIVFVPAIIFMIFVFSVGFPLVIIIYFYALIMCLINIFRTINKQESRYPLTCQFLK, encoded by the coding sequence ATGATGACTTCTAAATTAGCTCATTACAGACGTAAGAAAGGACTAAGCCAGGAACAGCTGGCCGTGGTTTCCGGTGTGAGCGCCAGAACCATACAGCGCATTGAAAGCGGCAAAGTAGAAGCTCATCCCGCAACCTTGAAGATGCTTGCCGATGCACTCGAAATGAAAAGTGAAGAACTGACAGTAAAAGAAGAGGTTTTGCTTCCTTCTGAAACTAATAATGAAAATAAGGTAAAGCCGATTTTTCATATATTAGCCTTGATCGGACTTTGTTTTCCAATTTTCAATATTATTCTTCCATTACTCTTTTGGTTCTTAAAAAAGGATGAATCGCCGGCTTACGATCTCGAAGGGAAGTTAGTTGTTAACTTTCAGATCACGATATCAATTGTTTTTGTACCAGCGATTATCTTTATGATCTTTGTATTTTCTGTTGGATTTCCATTGGTGATAATCATTTATTTTTATGCACTTATCATGTGTCTGATTAATATTTTTAGAACCATCAACAAACAAGAGAGTCGCTATCCTTTGACCTGTCAATTTTTAAAATAA
- a CDS encoding alpha/beta fold hydrolase: protein MKLFISSRKTIFSVIIFGIFALASQVSLSGQKSSEPISGKEKPTIILVHGAFADGSSWSKVIPILQKQGYNTISVQNPLTSLADDVSFVNRAIAEVDGPVVLVGHSWAGVVITEAGNDPKVKSLVYVAAYAPDVNESALGLTKDAHEVRKLPAVPGLDNPIITDGYIRLREETVVKHFAQDLPESEAKVVAAVQGRFHTSTLTATVTKPAWKTKPSFYVVADNDHIISPLMEQEMAKKIGAETYHVKSSHVAMLARPEEVSKIIIKAAQK, encoded by the coding sequence ATGAAACTATTTATCTCTTCCCGAAAAACAATCTTTTCTGTGATCATTTTCGGAATCTTTGCTTTAGCAAGTCAAGTGTCATTATCCGGACAAAAATCTTCTGAGCCGATTTCCGGTAAAGAAAAACCGACTATTATATTGGTACATGGAGCTTTTGCAGACGGCTCATCATGGAGTAAAGTAATTCCCATATTACAAAAACAGGGATACAATACGATATCGGTACAAAATCCCCTTACTTCTCTTGCAGATGATGTGAGTTTTGTCAACAGAGCCATTGCGGAAGTGGACGGGCCTGTTGTTCTTGTAGGACATTCATGGGCTGGTGTTGTTATTACCGAAGCCGGAAACGACCCGAAGGTGAAGTCGCTGGTATATGTTGCGGCGTATGCACCGGATGTTAATGAAAGTGCTTTAGGACTTACTAAAGATGCCCACGAAGTCAGAAAACTTCCTGCTGTTCCCGGACTTGATAATCCGATAATTACCGATGGATATATCCGTCTTCGTGAGGAAACGGTGGTAAAGCATTTCGCCCAGGATCTTCCGGAATCTGAAGCAAAAGTAGTTGCTGCAGTACAGGGACGTTTTCATACAAGTACCCTTACCGCCACTGTTACAAAACCTGCCTGGAAAACCAAGCCAAGCTTTTATGTAGTGGCAGATAATGACCATATCATTTCACCTCTTATGGAGCAGGAAATGGCTAAAAAAATCGGCGCCGAAACTTATCATGTTAAATCCAGCCACGTAGCGATGCTTGCGCGTCCTGAAGAGGTAAGCAAGATAATTATCAAGGCTGCTCAAAAATAG
- a CDS encoding amino acid adenylation domain-containing protein: MKKELTAVNFHYANDFFEHNFLENADDIVKQIEKIAEEYPEKVAITNGSEKTTYEKLNQKANQLAYYLQTQNIEKGALIGVCIPQSTSRIIAFLAILKTGATYLPIDGELPQARIRMMIDDSKIKLMLSVDQYLDKVSNDQIQSIALDSLFSDESFQKISTENLLIDIVPENSAYVIYTSGSTGMPKGVIISHQSFYNFVQYQAELLGLSADNITLQFASPSFDAAVIDIWTPLIKGATMHLYPNNKIVGEPLLDFIVTHNIDTVPLMPPMVLASLPLNKPLGNLQTVAIGGEACSENTVKAWYKKIRLINSYGPTEATVAVSNYEFKEEINPKIIGAAMPFVDIFLLDESLKPVTDGTVGEIYIGGSQLALGYLHRDEDTKKSFIQAPEWLSDQLNNKKLYKTGDMALRREDGNLEFYGRKDDQVKIRGYRIELAEIEYHISKLPQVTQSAVKVQRKENGLPVLISFIQLATDEDQAKVLQNIKAKLQQVMPAYMLPDKIFIVDQMPLNHAGKIDKTLLEIPENQTKNSNLPKWKEDNLTQVVTHIWKDLLSLEDINEEDDFFELGGHSLLLAQLHMLLPEPVRNLISLPELYIYTTISAFVKEVETRMVKTEISQKSKAEIMIRELIKDSELHIDFNISESPDPNILKNPKSIFLTGTTGFVGSHLLEELLLQTSANIYCLVRASSSGEGLERIKATFKKFKLSWSVDYDNRVIAMIGDLSLPHFGMEHENYNFITNHIEVIYHSGSSVSYVQPYSLIKKSNIDGLHNIIDLAVTGKIKFLMLLSSMGVFSWGRPFTKKTWMYEDDSIDQNMEAVSRDLGYIKSKWVMESIAEKARQKGLPITNFRLGFAVCHSTSGATVMNQWWGSLIRSCVELNSFPLVMGLKDELTTVDYMCKAIMHISKKKEAVGLNFHLSPLPENDVSLTDFCAKINEYYDIDLKGMEYHQWLRQWKYDSNLPIYPLLSLFTEDVHEGKSLVEAYENTYYYDRSNTKQFLADTDLVPPVFNKKLMTPYLEFMGILSVKAVKENY; this comes from the coding sequence ATGAAAAAAGAACTTACCGCAGTAAACTTTCATTATGCCAATGATTTTTTTGAACATAATTTTCTGGAAAATGCGGACGATATTGTAAAGCAGATTGAGAAAATCGCTGAAGAATATCCGGAAAAAGTTGCCATTACTAATGGCTCTGAAAAAACTACATATGAAAAACTCAATCAAAAAGCCAATCAATTAGCGTACTATTTACAAACGCAGAATATTGAAAAAGGAGCATTAATCGGAGTTTGTATCCCTCAGTCAACAAGCCGTATTATTGCTTTCTTAGCTATTTTAAAAACTGGCGCTACCTATTTACCTATTGACGGAGAATTACCACAGGCCCGAATCCGGATGATGATTGATGATTCAAAAATCAAACTGATGCTCAGCGTAGATCAATATTTAGATAAAGTAAGCAATGACCAAATTCAAAGTATTGCATTAGATTCTTTATTTTCTGATGAAAGTTTTCAAAAAATCTCAACCGAAAATCTTTTAATTGACATTGTTCCTGAAAATTCGGCTTATGTAATTTATACCTCCGGCAGTACGGGAATGCCAAAAGGAGTGATTATCTCGCATCAGTCGTTTTATAATTTTGTGCAATATCAGGCAGAACTTTTGGGCTTATCGGCTGATAATATCACACTGCAGTTTGCTTCTCCAAGTTTTGATGCTGCTGTAATAGACATTTGGACACCCTTAATTAAGGGGGCTACGATGCATTTATACCCAAATAATAAAATTGTGGGCGAACCGCTTTTGGATTTTATTGTCACTCATAACATAGATACTGTTCCTTTGATGCCGCCAATGGTTTTAGCGTCGTTACCTTTAAACAAACCTCTCGGAAATCTTCAAACTGTAGCTATCGGAGGGGAAGCCTGCAGTGAAAATACTGTGAAGGCATGGTATAAAAAAATACGTTTAATTAATAGCTATGGACCAACCGAAGCCACCGTTGCAGTAAGTAATTATGAATTTAAAGAAGAAATCAATCCAAAAATTATCGGGGCTGCAATGCCGTTTGTAGATATTTTTTTATTGGATGAAAGCTTAAAGCCTGTAACAGATGGAACAGTTGGAGAAATTTATATCGGAGGTTCTCAATTGGCACTAGGATATTTACATCGTGACGAAGACACAAAAAAATCTTTTATTCAAGCTCCGGAATGGCTTTCAGATCAATTAAATAATAAAAAACTTTATAAAACAGGAGACATGGCTCTGCGAAGAGAAGACGGCAATCTTGAGTTTTATGGAAGAAAAGACGATCAGGTTAAAATCAGAGGGTACAGAATCGAACTTGCTGAAATAGAATATCATATCTCAAAATTACCACAAGTCACTCAAAGTGCTGTTAAAGTTCAAAGAAAAGAAAATGGTTTACCGGTTTTAATTTCTTTTATACAGCTTGCAACAGATGAAGATCAGGCAAAAGTTTTACAGAATATAAAGGCAAAATTACAACAGGTAATGCCTGCCTATATGCTTCCGGACAAGATTTTTATTGTAGATCAAATGCCGTTGAACCATGCCGGAAAAATAGATAAAACGCTTTTGGAAATTCCGGAAAATCAAACGAAAAATAGCAATTTACCGAAATGGAAAGAAGATAATTTAACCCAAGTCGTAACGCATATCTGGAAAGATCTTCTTTCACTGGAAGACATTAATGAAGAAGATGATTTTTTTGAATTGGGAGGGCATTCGCTGTTGCTTGCTCAACTTCATATGCTGCTTCCCGAGCCTGTCAGAAATTTGATCAGTTTGCCGGAACTTTATATTTATACCACTATTTCAGCTTTTGTTAAAGAGGTGGAAACCCGAATGGTAAAAACCGAGATTTCGCAAAAAAGTAAAGCTGAAATCATGATCCGTGAACTGATAAAAGATTCAGAATTACATATTGATTTTAATATAAGTGAGTCACCGGATCCAAATATTTTAAAGAATCCTAAGAGTATTTTTTTAACAGGCACAACTGGTTTTGTAGGATCACATTTATTAGAAGAACTTTTGCTGCAAACCTCAGCCAATATTTACTGTTTGGTGCGTGCTTCATCTTCAGGAGAAGGCCTGGAGCGTATTAAAGCTACTTTTAAAAAATTTAAATTATCATGGTCGGTCGACTATGACAACCGAGTTATTGCGATGATTGGAGACTTGTCTTTGCCTCATTTCGGGATGGAGCATGAAAACTATAATTTCATTACAAATCATATCGAAGTCATTTATCATTCGGGAAGTTCGGTGAGTTATGTACAGCCTTATTCTTTAATTAAAAAATCAAATATCGATGGTCTGCATAATATCATTGATCTTGCGGTGACGGGAAAAATAAAATTCCTGATGCTGTTATCTTCTATGGGCGTTTTTAGCTGGGGAAGACCTTTCACAAAGAAAACCTGGATGTATGAAGATGATTCTATCGATCAAAATATGGAAGCAGTTTCACGAGATCTGGGATATATAAAAAGCAAATGGGTGATGGAAAGTATTGCCGAAAAAGCCCGACAAAAAGGGCTTCCCATTACAAATTTCAGGCTAGGTTTTGCGGTTTGTCACAGTACATCCGGAGCCACTGTGATGAATCAGTGGTGGGGATCGCTGATCAGAAGCTGTGTTGAGCTTAATTCGTTTCCGCTTGTCATGGGATTAAAAGACGAACTGACGACGGTAGATTATATGTGTAAGGCAATCATGCATATCAGTAAAAAGAAAGAAGCGGTAGGACTCAATTTCCACCTTTCTCCATTGCCTGAAAATGATGTTTCGCTCACCGATTTCTGCGCCAAAATAAATGAATATTACGATATTGATTTGAAAGGAATGGAATATCATCAGTGGCTCAGACAATGGAAATATGATAGTAATTTACCAATTTATCCTTTACTAAGCTTATTTACAGAAGATGTACACGAAGGAAAATCATTAGTGGAAGCCTACGAAAACACCTATTATTACGACAGAAGCAATACAAAGCAATTTTTAGCGGATACTGATTTGGTGCCTCCTGTTTTTAATAAAAAGCTGATGACGCCATATCTGGAATTTATGGGGATTTTGAGTGTAAAAGCAGTTAAAGAAAATTATTAA
- a CDS encoding MepB family protein: MIEELKRIENLILKAKGHKILNLTEDLECKEYFGFNFQAGQLTIKFRKAKITPKKVGHFVTLWKRNAEKVTEPFNINDHFDFYLVFTEYENDMGFFLFPKQILMERQILSTDQKEGKRGFRVYPKWTKTENKQAEKTQSWQIKYFIDLANSELKNVEKFNSILLI; encoded by the coding sequence ATGATAGAAGAATTAAAACGAATTGAAAATTTAATTTTAAAAGCAAAAGGGCACAAAATTCTGAATTTAACTGAAGACTTAGAATGTAAAGAATATTTTGGATTTAATTTTCAAGCTGGGCAATTAACCATTAAGTTTAGAAAAGCAAAAATAACACCCAAGAAAGTAGGGCATTTTGTAACTCTTTGGAAACGAAATGCTGAAAAAGTAACTGAACCATTTAATATAAATGACCATTTTGATTTTTATTTGGTATTCACAGAATATGAAAACGACATGGGTTTTTTCCTGTTTCCCAAACAAATTTTAATGGAAAGACAAATTTTAAGTACAGATCAAAAAGAGGGGAAAAGAGGTTTCAGGGTCTATCCTAAGTGGACGAAGACAGAAAATAAGCAGGCTGAAAAAACTCAATCATGGCAAATAAAATACTTTATTGATTTAGCAAATAGTGAACTGAAAAATGTTGAAAAATTTAATTCAATCCTACTCATTTGA
- a CDS encoding serine hydrolase domain-containing protein, with product MQKLILFFTAILLINCSYAQTLEDKADSLILSEFKEANGPGGVFMIARKGQPIYKKAFGMANLELEVKMTPDNVFQIGSMTKQFTAIAVLMLEEQGKLTVNDPISKYIPDYPNGANITIHQLLNHTSGIKDFTKMKALGDIAQKEMTPKQMVDFFKNEPVDFIPGEKFEYNNSGYVVLGYLIELVSGQSYEDFIVKNIFEKLGMSHSYYATDRKIIKNRAYGYHKKSFGYVNKTVINFSVPFSSGSLMSTLDDMLKWQNALNRNQLLGSKETQKAFIKYQLNNGQEVEYGYGWHLKNMEGTATREHGGSVFGFKSMGVYIPNKDIYVLGFSNCDCNSPTQLVRDLAKLTVKLDKPTK from the coding sequence ATGCAAAAACTAATTTTATTTTTTACGGCTATACTACTGATTAACTGCTCCTATGCCCAGACTCTTGAAGATAAAGCAGATAGCTTGATCCTGTCGGAATTTAAAGAGGCAAATGGCCCAGGTGGTGTCTTTATGATCGCCAGAAAGGGACAGCCCATTTATAAGAAAGCATTTGGTATGGCTAACCTCGAGCTCGAAGTGAAAATGACTCCCGATAATGTCTTCCAGATAGGCTCCATGACCAAACAATTTACGGCCATCGCTGTTCTGATGCTGGAAGAACAGGGAAAGCTGACGGTGAATGACCCTATCTCTAAGTATATTCCTGATTATCCCAATGGCGCTAATATTACCATTCACCAGCTCTTAAATCACACCTCCGGCATCAAAGACTTCACGAAAATGAAAGCTTTGGGGGATATTGCCCAAAAAGAAATGACTCCAAAGCAGATGGTGGATTTTTTCAAGAATGAACCGGTAGATTTTATCCCCGGGGAAAAATTTGAATACAATAATTCCGGTTATGTCGTTCTGGGCTATCTTATTGAATTGGTTTCAGGCCAGAGCTATGAAGATTTTATTGTTAAAAATATCTTTGAAAAATTAGGGATGAGCCATTCCTATTACGCGACCGACCGTAAAATCATTAAAAACAGAGCTTACGGTTACCATAAAAAGAGCTTCGGTTATGTGAATAAAACGGTAATCAATTTTAGTGTCCCGTTTTCCTCAGGCTCGCTGATGTCAACTCTGGACGATATGCTGAAATGGCAGAATGCCCTTAATAGGAATCAGCTGCTGGGTTCCAAAGAAACACAGAAAGCCTTCATTAAATACCAACTCAACAATGGTCAGGAAGTAGAATATGGATACGGATGGCACCTGAAAAACATGGAGGGTACAGCAACACGCGAGCATGGCGGCAGTGTGTTCGGGTTCAAATCCATGGGCGTTTACATACCCAATAAAGACATCTATGTACTGGGTTTCAGCAATTGTGACTGTAACTCTCCTACCCAACTGGTCAGAGATCTGGCAAAACTTACCGTAAAGCTTGATAAACCAACTAAATAA